One genomic segment of Ancylobacter sp. IITR112 includes these proteins:
- a CDS encoding HAD-IA family hydrolase, whose product MKLVLFDCDGTLVDSQHVIVAAMARAFARAELAMPPREVVLGIVGLSLVEAMQRLGEDDPRFPAERLAGLYRDAFRELRAEPDFSEPMFPGMRALIETLSARDDVLLGIATGKSQRGVAAVLAHHRLEGRFVTIQTADDAPSKPHPAMVLQAMAATGAEPMDTVLIGDTSFDMVMARAAGARAIGVSWGYHAPALLTQSGAERLAGDADELQRAIDELWETVA is encoded by the coding sequence ATGAAACTCGTCCTGTTCGATTGCGACGGCACGCTGGTGGACAGCCAGCACGTCATCGTCGCCGCCATGGCCCGCGCCTTCGCCCGCGCGGAACTCGCCATGCCGCCGCGCGAGGTGGTGCTCGGCATTGTCGGCCTGTCGCTGGTGGAAGCGATGCAGCGGCTCGGCGAGGACGATCCGCGCTTTCCCGCCGAGCGGCTGGCCGGCCTCTACCGCGACGCCTTCCGCGAATTGCGCGCCGAGCCGGATTTCAGCGAGCCGATGTTCCCCGGCATGCGCGCCCTCATCGAGACGCTCTCTGCCCGCGACGACGTGCTGCTGGGCATCGCCACCGGCAAGTCGCAGCGCGGCGTGGCGGCGGTGCTGGCGCATCACCGGCTGGAGGGGCGGTTCGTCACCATCCAGACCGCCGACGACGCGCCGTCCAAGCCGCACCCGGCCATGGTGCTGCAGGCGATGGCCGCCACCGGCGCCGAGCCGATGGACACGGTGCTGATCGGCGATACCAGCTTCGACATGGTGATGGCCCGCGCCGCCGGCGCCCGCGCCATCGGCGTGAGCTGGGGCTATCACGCGCCGGCCCTGCTGACCCAGTCGGGCGCCGAGCGTCTGGCGGGGGATGCGGACGAGCTGCAACGGGCGATCGACGAACTCTGGGAGACGGTGGCGTGA